From one Streptomyces chromofuscus genomic stretch:
- a CDS encoding SGNH/GDSL hydrolase family protein: MRRSRLVVFLGSLLLAATAALTGGAAAQASEAAATNYVALGDSYSSGVGAGSYISTSGDCKRSTRAYPYLWAAANSPSSFNFTACSGARTDEVLAGQLAPLNTSTGLVSITVGGNDAGFADVMTTCVLQSDSTCISRINTARAYVDTTLPGKLDAVYSAIRSKAPSAHVVVIGYPRFYKLGQACLGLSETKRKAINDASDHLNTAIEKRALNHGFTFADVRTTFTGHEICSGASWLHSVNWLNIGESYHPTASGQSGGYLPMFDNVA, encoded by the coding sequence ATGAGACGTTCCCGACTTGTCGTGTTCCTCGGCTCACTCCTCCTCGCCGCCACGGCCGCCCTCACCGGTGGCGCGGCGGCGCAGGCGTCGGAAGCCGCCGCCACCAACTATGTGGCGCTCGGCGACTCCTACTCGTCCGGCGTCGGCGCGGGCAGCTACATCAGCACCAGCGGTGACTGCAAGCGCAGCACGCGCGCGTACCCCTACCTCTGGGCCGCCGCCAACTCACCCTCGTCCTTCAACTTCACGGCCTGCTCGGGCGCCCGAACGGATGAAGTCCTCGCCGGTCAGCTGGCGCCCCTCAACACGAGCACCGGCCTGGTCTCGATCACCGTCGGCGGCAACGACGCCGGCTTCGCGGACGTCATGACGACGTGCGTCCTGCAGTCCGACAGCACCTGCATCTCCCGTATCAACACCGCGCGGGCGTACGTCGACACCACGCTCCCCGGCAAGCTCGACGCCGTGTACTCCGCGATCCGCAGCAAGGCGCCCTCCGCACACGTCGTCGTCATCGGCTACCCCCGCTTCTACAAGCTGGGCCAGGCCTGCCTGGGCCTGTCCGAGACCAAGCGCAAGGCCATCAACGATGCCTCCGACCACCTGAACACCGCCATCGAGAAGCGCGCCCTGAACCACGGCTTCACCTTCGCCGACGTCCGCACCACCTTCACCGGCCACGAGATCTGCTCCGGCGCCTCCTGGCTGCACAGCGTCAACTGGCTCAACATCGGCGAGTCGTACCACCCGACCGCGAGCGGACAGTCCGGCGGCTATCTGCCCATGTTCGACAACGTCGCCTGA
- a CDS encoding GNAT family N-acetyltransferase: protein MDISVYRPGELTATDRAAWTAMQAKAHLHGSPELANPFLSPEFALAVGRCRRGVRIAVVREDGEPAAFFPFQRSAAGVGRAVGLGLSDAQGVVHRPGFTWDARDLLRACGLSVWEFDHLVEGQRPFEAHASGTFPSPVIDLDQGYEAYLADLRGRSPKFTRSTLAKGRKLGRDAGEVVYVHDERDPAALRTLMGWKSAQYRRTGRSDRFAHDWITRLVQHLFHTRSEPFAGILSVLYADGKPVAAHFGLRTERVLVCWFPAYDPAYAKYSPGLLLHLRMAEAAAADGIAHLDLGRGQKQYKDSMKTREIHVSEGWVTRRHPVAYGHRARRAPVRALRNVVVSRPELFEPADKLLKHMGRIRSGGK from the coding sequence GTGGACATCAGTGTGTACCGCCCCGGCGAGCTGACCGCCACCGACCGGGCGGCCTGGACGGCGATGCAGGCCAAGGCCCATCTGCACGGCTCGCCCGAACTCGCGAATCCTTTCCTGTCCCCCGAGTTCGCGCTGGCCGTGGGCCGGTGCAGACGTGGTGTGCGTATCGCGGTGGTCCGCGAGGACGGCGAGCCCGCCGCGTTCTTCCCGTTCCAGAGATCGGCCGCCGGTGTCGGCCGGGCCGTCGGGCTGGGCCTGTCCGACGCCCAGGGCGTGGTGCACCGGCCCGGGTTCACCTGGGACGCCCGGGACCTGCTGCGGGCCTGCGGGCTCTCCGTATGGGAGTTCGACCACCTGGTCGAGGGACAGCGGCCGTTCGAGGCGCACGCCTCCGGCACCTTCCCGTCCCCGGTCATCGACCTCGACCAGGGGTACGAGGCCTATCTGGCCGATCTGCGCGGCCGGTCCCCGAAGTTCACCAGGTCCACCCTCGCCAAGGGCCGCAAGCTCGGCCGGGACGCCGGCGAGGTCGTGTACGTCCACGACGAGCGGGACCCCGCCGCGCTGCGCACGCTGATGGGCTGGAAGTCCGCGCAGTACCGCAGGACCGGACGCAGCGACCGCTTCGCGCACGACTGGATCACCCGGCTCGTGCAGCACCTGTTCCACACCCGATCCGAGCCGTTCGCCGGGATCCTGTCGGTGCTGTACGCGGACGGCAAGCCGGTCGCCGCGCACTTCGGCCTGCGCACCGAACGCGTGCTCGTCTGCTGGTTCCCCGCGTACGACCCGGCGTACGCGAAGTACTCCCCGGGCCTGTTGCTGCATCTGCGGATGGCCGAGGCGGCCGCCGCCGACGGGATCGCCCACCTGGATCTCGGGCGGGGCCAGAAGCAGTACAAGGACTCCATGAAGACACGCGAGATCCATGTGTCGGAAGGGTGGGTGACGCGCCGTCATCCCGTCGCGTACGGGCATCGCGCCCGGCGCGCGCCGGTACGCGCACTGCGCAACGTCGTGGTGTCGCGACCGGAGCTGTTCGAGCCGGCGGACAAGCTGCTCAAGCACATGGGCAGGATCCGGTCAGGAGGAAAGTAA
- a CDS encoding HoxN/HupN/NixA family nickel/cobalt transporter: MTPPRLLAVLATAGALLLVPVGAVSAHPLGNFTVNHYDGLVVSPGELRVDHVEDLAEIPATQAGPDVERLGVKAWARQRCATAARDGEVTVDGRTVPLRVTRGHARVRPGQAGLDTLRVECRLTAPLPENDPVTVRFRGAGPDSGPGWREITARGDRTTLVASDVPEQSASRELTAYPEELLSSPADTGSATLRVRPGGPALAEERGDAPAASVLPRGADRWTRALDSLVARHDLTAGFAALALLLAVGLGAMHALAPGHGKTLMAATAAAHGGRARVKDVLPLAASVTVTHTLGVVALGLLVTAGSAAAPSVVAWLGIASGVLVTLAGAGLVRRSVGRRGGGRAHGHAQDHDTEPRHEHAHDHEHGNDSEHGHGHEHPGTHPHTHTHGGHTHTHPVAPTLRDTLLMGFAGGLVPSPSAVVVLVGAAALGHAWFGLLLVVGYGAGLALTLTAAGFAVVKLGAGVSRALVRPRRTAGPLAALVRRAAPVGSGFVVVALGAGLVLRGAASAFG; encoded by the coding sequence GTGACGCCGCCTCGTCTCCTCGCCGTCCTGGCCACCGCCGGCGCCCTGCTGCTCGTCCCCGTCGGCGCCGTGTCCGCCCACCCGCTCGGCAACTTCACGGTCAACCACTACGACGGCCTGGTGGTCTCCCCCGGCGAACTCCGCGTCGACCACGTGGAGGACCTCGCCGAGATCCCGGCCACCCAGGCCGGACCCGACGTCGAACGGCTCGGCGTGAAGGCGTGGGCACGGCAGCGGTGCGCCACCGCCGCCCGGGACGGCGAGGTCACCGTCGACGGACGCACGGTCCCCCTCCGCGTCACCCGTGGGCACGCGCGCGTGCGGCCCGGTCAGGCGGGTCTCGACACCCTGCGGGTGGAGTGCCGGCTGACCGCTCCCCTCCCCGAGAACGACCCGGTGACCGTCCGATTCCGTGGCGCGGGCCCCGACTCCGGCCCCGGCTGGCGGGAGATCACCGCGCGCGGGGACCGTACGACGCTCGTCGCGTCGGACGTGCCGGAGCAGTCGGCGTCGCGCGAACTGACCGCCTATCCGGAGGAGTTGCTGTCGTCCCCGGCCGACACCGGCTCCGCGACCCTGCGGGTGCGACCCGGCGGTCCCGCCCTGGCCGAGGAGCGCGGCGACGCGCCCGCCGCGTCCGTCCTGCCGCGCGGCGCCGACCGCTGGACCCGGGCCCTGGACTCCCTGGTCGCCCGCCACGACCTCACCGCCGGGTTCGCCGCCCTCGCCCTGCTCCTCGCCGTCGGCCTGGGCGCGATGCACGCCCTGGCACCGGGCCACGGCAAGACGCTGATGGCGGCGACCGCGGCGGCCCACGGCGGCCGGGCCCGCGTGAAGGACGTCCTGCCCCTGGCCGCCTCCGTCACGGTCACCCACACCCTCGGCGTGGTGGCCCTCGGCCTCCTCGTCACGGCCGGTTCCGCAGCGGCCCCCTCGGTGGTCGCCTGGCTGGGCATCGCGAGCGGCGTGCTGGTGACGCTGGCGGGCGCGGGACTGGTCCGGCGGTCGGTCGGCCGACGGGGAGGCGGCCGGGCCCACGGACACGCGCAAGACCACGACACCGAGCCTCGGCACGAACACGCGCACGACCACGAGCACGGGAACGACAGCGAGCACGGGCACGGGCACGAACACCCGGGCACGCACCCCCACACTCACACCCATGGCGGCCACACCCACACGCACCCCGTCGCCCCCACCCTCCGCGACACGCTCCTCATGGGCTTCGCCGGCGGCTTGGTGCCCAGCCCCTCCGCGGTCGTCGTGCTCGTCGGGGCCGCCGCCCTCGGCCACGCCTGGTTCGGGCTGTTGCTCGTCGTCGGCTACGGCGCCGGGCTGGCGCTCACCCTCACCGCCGCCGGTTTCGCCGTCGTGAAGCTGGGCGCCGGCGTGAGCCGGGCCCTGGTCCGGCCGCGCCGGACGGCCGGCCCCCTGGCCGCGCTGGTCCGTCGTGCCGCGCCCGTGGGTTCCGGGTTCGTCGTCGTGGCCCTGGGTGCCGGATTGGTGCTCAGGGGGGCGGCATCCGCATTCGGGTGA
- a CDS encoding polysaccharide deacetylase family protein — protein MADTRVPILMYHAVAVDPNDATRALSVTPEAFARQMEAVVRLGLTPITTADLAGRWRSGRPLPPRPVLVTFDDGYEGVHSQALPVLTKHGFPATLFVSTGWIQGAHDTGGGLDRMLDWDQVRELAGAGVEIGGHSHSHPQLDQLDDEALRFELTRCRDVVAGELGALPVSFAYPYGYSSRRVREEVRAAGYAQALAVGNGLARRRQGPYALRRVTVRRSTGIEEFERLLDGRAIARTFARDRALTKGYALVRRARQVRRKATRTRV, from the coding sequence GTGGCTGACACGCGCGTGCCGATACTGATGTACCACGCGGTCGCGGTGGATCCGAACGACGCCACCCGCGCCCTGTCGGTCACCCCCGAGGCCTTCGCGCGGCAGATGGAGGCCGTCGTCCGCCTGGGCCTCACCCCGATCACCACGGCCGACCTCGCGGGGCGCTGGCGGTCGGGCCGGCCGCTGCCGCCGCGTCCGGTCCTGGTCACCTTCGACGACGGCTACGAGGGCGTGCACAGCCAGGCCCTGCCCGTGCTCACCAAGCACGGCTTCCCGGCCACGCTGTTCGTCTCCACGGGCTGGATCCAGGGCGCCCACGACACCGGCGGCGGCCTCGACCGCATGCTCGACTGGGACCAGGTGCGCGAACTGGCCGGGGCCGGCGTCGAGATCGGCGGGCACAGCCACAGTCATCCGCAGCTCGACCAGCTCGACGACGAGGCGCTGCGCTTCGAGCTGACCCGCTGCCGGGACGTGGTCGCCGGCGAACTGGGCGCCCTGCCCGTGTCCTTCGCCTACCCCTACGGCTACTCCAGCCGCCGGGTGCGCGAGGAGGTCCGTGCGGCGGGGTACGCCCAGGCGCTCGCCGTCGGCAACGGCCTCGCCCGGCGAAGACAGGGGCCGTACGCCCTGCGCCGCGTCACCGTGCGCCGCAGCACCGGGATCGAGGAGTTCGAGCGGCTGCTCGACGGCCGTGCGATCGCCCGCACCTTCGCCAGGGACCGCGCGCTCACCAAGGGGTACGCGCTGGTCCGCCGAGCACGTCAGGTCCGCCGGAAGGCCACCCGTACCCGTGTCTGA
- a CDS encoding glycosyltransferase family 2 protein produces the protein MSSVLGSATTDQNPSTAGAYRPISTHLAITPPVSVVIPAMNEAENLPYVFKTLPDWIHEVVLVDGNSTDATVEVARELWPDVKVVEQRGKGKGDALITGFEACTGDIIVMVDADGSADGNEIVSYVSALVSGADFAKGSRFANGGGTDDMTFVRKMGNRALCAVVNRKFGARYTDLCYGYNAFWRHCLDKIELDCTGFEVETLMNIRVVKAGLRVQEIPSHEYLRIHGTSNLSAVRDGLRVLRVILRERSNRRALRRRGHPSPMLDTVRGEVS, from the coding sequence ATGAGCTCTGTTCTGGGCTCGGCGACCACCGACCAGAATCCGTCGACGGCCGGCGCCTACCGGCCGATATCCACGCACCTGGCCATTACTCCGCCGGTCAGCGTGGTGATTCCCGCCATGAACGAGGCGGAGAACCTTCCCTACGTCTTCAAGACGCTGCCGGACTGGATCCACGAAGTGGTCCTGGTGGACGGCAACTCCACCGACGCCACCGTCGAGGTCGCCCGTGAGCTGTGGCCGGACGTGAAGGTGGTCGAACAGCGCGGAAAGGGCAAGGGTGACGCGCTGATCACCGGGTTCGAGGCGTGCACCGGCGACATCATCGTGATGGTCGACGCGGACGGCTCGGCCGACGGCAACGAGATCGTCAGCTACGTCTCCGCGCTGGTCTCCGGGGCGGACTTCGCCAAGGGGTCCCGGTTCGCCAACGGCGGCGGCACCGACGACATGACCTTCGTCCGCAAGATGGGCAACCGCGCCCTGTGCGCGGTCGTCAACCGCAAGTTCGGCGCCCGCTACACCGACCTGTGCTACGGCTACAACGCCTTCTGGCGGCACTGCCTGGACAAGATCGAGCTCGACTGCACCGGCTTCGAGGTCGAGACGCTGATGAACATCCGGGTGGTCAAGGCCGGGCTGAGGGTGCAGGAGATCCCCAGCCACGAGTACCTGCGCATCCACGGCACCAGCAACCTCAGCGCCGTGCGCGACGGACTGCGGGTACTGCGGGTGATCCTGCGGGAGCGCTCCAACCGGCGTGCGCTGCGCCGCCGCGGCCACCCGTCGCCGATGCTCGACACGGTCCGGGGAGAGGTGTCTTGA
- a CDS encoding tetratricopeptide repeat protein has translation MLPRTNDDDPEREKDPGTADAATSGKADADERVAAPRRVSAAGPRRIQLVGCVVLLTVALTGGSIALGNTRGDGGRAVATAGGGISPAALLGGGDLDASVTGLQAHLRAQPRDFGAWATLGLALVEQARVDGDPARYPRADEALDRSLALRPGNDQALAGRAALAAARHDFPGALAFADRALARNPHNERALCSRVDALLELGRYEEAAQAAETADSRRPGIPAFTRYAYVRELRGDVRTARRVLEQALAAAATPGDTAYVATALGQLAWHQGDHQTALRHYARALAADDGHLPALEGRARAWAAIGDRARAVRGMEAVVARAPLPGALVVLGELYEAGGDRARAREQYALVDAWSALARASGVNADLDTALAAADHGDAKLALRAARAEWDRRRTVHTADALAWALHVNGRDEEALPYARRATATGYRNAAFLHHRGMIELATGRTEAARASLTAALELNPGFSPLGAREARAALRTLDAADPRTAPRTLEAVR, from the coding sequence ATGCTCCCGCGTACCAACGACGACGACCCGGAGCGCGAGAAGGACCCGGGTACGGCCGACGCCGCCACCTCCGGGAAGGCGGACGCCGACGAGCGGGTCGCCGCCCCGAGGCGGGTCTCGGCGGCCGGCCCCCGCCGGATTCAACTCGTCGGATGCGTGGTCCTTTTGACCGTGGCGCTCACCGGAGGGTCGATCGCGCTCGGGAACACGCGGGGCGACGGCGGACGTGCCGTGGCCACGGCGGGCGGCGGCATCTCCCCCGCCGCTCTGCTGGGCGGCGGCGACCTCGACGCGAGCGTCACGGGGCTCCAGGCGCATCTCCGCGCCCAGCCCCGGGACTTCGGCGCCTGGGCGACCCTCGGGCTCGCCCTTGTCGAGCAGGCCAGGGTCGACGGCGACCCCGCACGCTATCCACGGGCCGACGAGGCACTGGACCGCTCGCTCGCCCTCAGGCCCGGCAACGACCAGGCCCTGGCCGGCCGGGCCGCCCTCGCCGCCGCCCGCCACGACTTCCCCGGCGCCCTGGCGTTCGCCGACCGGGCCCTGGCCCGCAACCCCCACAACGAACGCGCCCTGTGCAGCCGTGTCGACGCCCTGCTCGAACTCGGCCGGTACGAGGAGGCGGCGCAGGCCGCCGAGACCGCCGACTCCCGTCGACCGGGCATCCCCGCCTTCACGCGGTACGCGTACGTGCGCGAGCTGCGCGGTGACGTCCGCACCGCCCGCCGGGTCCTGGAGCAGGCCCTCGCCGCCGCCGCCACGCCCGGCGACACCGCGTACGTCGCCACCGCGCTCGGGCAACTCGCCTGGCACCAGGGCGACCACCAGACCGCCCTGCGGCACTACGCCCGTGCCCTGGCCGCCGACGACGGCCATCTGCCCGCACTGGAGGGACGGGCCCGCGCGTGGGCGGCGATCGGCGACCGGGCCCGGGCGGTGCGCGGCATGGAGGCAGTCGTGGCCCGCGCCCCGCTGCCGGGCGCGCTCGTGGTGCTCGGCGAGCTGTACGAGGCGGGCGGCGACCGGGCACGGGCCCGTGAGCAGTACGCCCTCGTCGACGCCTGGAGCGCGCTCGCGCGCGCCAGCGGCGTCAACGCCGACCTCGACACCGCCCTCGCCGCCGCCGACCACGGCGACGCGAAGCTCGCCCTGCGCGCCGCCCGCGCGGAGTGGGACCGGCGCCGGACGGTGCACACGGCGGACGCGCTCGCCTGGGCGTTGCACGTCAACGGCCGCGACGAGGAGGCCCTTCCGTACGCCCGCCGGGCCACCGCCACGGGCTACCGCAACGCCGCCTTCCTGCACCACCGCGGCATGATCGAGCTCGCCACGGGCCGCACGGAGGCGGCCCGCGCCTCCCTGACGGCGGCCCTGGAGCTGAACCCCGGCTTCTCCCCCCTGGGCGCCCGCGAGGCCCGTGCGGCACTGAGGACCCTGGACGCCGCGGACCCCCGTACGGCACCACGGACCCTGGAGGCGGTCCGGTGA
- a CDS encoding glycosyltransferase family 2 protein, which translates to MSGPDISVVICVYTEDRWEDILAAVASVRAQSRPALETLLVVDHNQALLDRLAREYKECEEGGVVRVLANAGPRGLSAGRNTGIAAAHGDVIAFLDDDAVAERDWLRYFAVSYADPRVMAVGGRTEPVWASGRRPAWFPEEFDWVVGCTYRGLPSGLVRVRNVLGGNASFRRTAFDAAGGFATGIGRDGDKRPLGCEETELCIRLTRAVPEAVLLIDDRAVIHHRVPSGRERFAYFRTRAYAEGLSKALVSRSVGAVKGLESERRYATRVLPAGVARGLGDALLARPGGAGRAGAIVAGVCAAAGGYVVGSVRARRGGTTFSVAPIEGEPGRG; encoded by the coding sequence TTGAGCGGTCCCGACATCTCCGTCGTGATCTGCGTCTACACCGAGGACCGCTGGGAGGACATCCTCGCGGCGGTCGCCTCGGTGCGGGCGCAGTCCCGGCCGGCCCTGGAGACGCTCCTGGTCGTGGACCACAACCAGGCGCTCCTGGACCGCCTCGCCCGGGAGTACAAGGAGTGCGAGGAAGGCGGCGTCGTGCGGGTGCTCGCCAACGCGGGCCCGCGCGGCCTGTCCGCCGGCCGCAACACCGGAATCGCCGCCGCGCACGGTGACGTGATCGCCTTCCTCGACGACGACGCCGTCGCCGAACGCGACTGGCTGCGGTACTTCGCCGTGTCGTACGCCGACCCGCGCGTGATGGCGGTCGGCGGCCGTACGGAGCCCGTCTGGGCGTCGGGGCGCCGGCCGGCCTGGTTCCCGGAGGAGTTCGACTGGGTGGTCGGCTGCACCTACCGGGGCCTGCCGTCCGGGCTGGTGCGGGTGCGCAACGTCCTGGGCGGCAACGCGTCCTTCCGCCGCACGGCGTTCGACGCGGCGGGCGGCTTCGCCACCGGCATCGGACGCGACGGCGACAAACGCCCGCTGGGCTGCGAGGAGACGGAACTGTGCATCCGCCTCACCCGCGCCGTGCCCGAGGCGGTCCTGCTGATCGACGACCGCGCGGTGATCCACCACCGGGTGCCGTCGGGACGCGAGCGGTTCGCCTACTTCCGTACCCGCGCGTACGCCGAGGGCCTGTCGAAGGCACTGGTGTCCCGGAGCGTGGGCGCGGTCAAGGGCCTGGAGTCCGAACGCCGGTACGCCACCCGGGTCCTGCCCGCCGGGGTGGCGCGCGGCCTGGGGGACGCGCTGCTGGCCCGGCCGGGCGGTGCGGGCCGCGCGGGGGCGATCGTCGCGGGCGTGTGCGCGGCGGCCGGCGGGTACGTCGTGGGCAGCGTACGGGCGCGTCGCGGCGGTACGACGTTCTCGGTGGCGCCGATCGAGGGGGAGCCCGGACGTGGCTGA
- a CDS encoding serine/threonine-protein kinase, translated as MGAPVSAPPGSERVIAGRYRLLSPLGEGGMGTVWRARDEVLHREVAVKEVRAPAGLPAADVERMYTRLEREAWAAARVANRNVVTVYDVATDAGRPWVVMELVRGISLADLLDAEGPLAPRRAAHIGAEVLSALRAAHGAGVLHRDVKPANVLLSNDGRVVLTDFGIATVEGSSALTMTGEVVGSPEFLAPERALGRTPGPESDLWSLGVLLYAAVEGHSPFRHDTPLSTLRAIVDDELPPPRRAGPLAPVVEGLLRKDPADRLSAERAEGDLRLIGAGGTPRADTAPTTPYTPYPPTIAAHEQQRSATPPRPLPPHSAPSRPGPPHTAPAATTTSTRPHRDRRTTTVLIAGIVALALAVGGLTYALLDNDDGGGGNGGTARDTDTSVPRTTAATETTPEEETAPGGGATTPAPSDTPTSTPPPQTVSVSLTGDRTEYSGPCPPPREEAPTFTATFTVGRLPAEVDYRWVTRDGEVESWKTLSFPEGGERTRQDRVIVTTYEESGTYENALSVEIRDPVRTTSDAVAFSVSCVTETPTGGASASASPDP; from the coding sequence ATGGGGGCGCCCGTGTCCGCACCACCGGGCAGTGAACGCGTGATCGCCGGCCGTTACCGCCTGCTGTCCCCGCTCGGCGAGGGCGGGATGGGCACGGTGTGGCGCGCCCGTGACGAGGTGCTGCACCGCGAGGTCGCCGTCAAGGAGGTGCGCGCCCCGGCCGGGCTGCCGGCCGCCGACGTCGAGCGCATGTACACCCGCCTGGAACGCGAGGCCTGGGCGGCGGCGCGGGTCGCGAACCGCAACGTCGTGACGGTGTACGACGTGGCCACGGACGCGGGCCGGCCGTGGGTCGTGATGGAACTGGTCCGCGGCATCTCGCTGGCCGATCTGCTCGACGCCGAGGGCCCGCTGGCCCCGCGGCGCGCCGCGCACATCGGCGCCGAGGTGCTGTCCGCGCTGCGCGCCGCGCACGGCGCGGGGGTGCTGCACCGGGACGTGAAGCCGGCGAACGTGCTGCTGTCGAACGACGGCCGGGTCGTCCTGACCGACTTCGGTATCGCGACGGTCGAGGGCAGTTCGGCGCTGACCATGACCGGCGAGGTCGTCGGCTCCCCGGAGTTCCTCGCGCCGGAACGGGCACTGGGCCGGACGCCGGGCCCGGAGTCCGACCTGTGGTCACTGGGCGTGCTGCTGTACGCGGCGGTCGAGGGCCACTCCCCCTTCCGGCACGACACCCCCCTGAGCACCCTGCGCGCGATCGTCGACGACGAGTTGCCGCCGCCGCGCCGGGCCGGTCCGCTCGCCCCGGTCGTCGAGGGACTGCTGCGCAAGGACCCCGCGGATCGGCTGTCGGCCGAACGGGCCGAAGGTGACCTGCGGTTGATCGGCGCGGGCGGCACCCCCCGCGCGGACACCGCGCCGACGACGCCGTACACGCCGTACCCCCCGACGATCGCCGCCCACGAGCAGCAGCGGTCCGCCACCCCGCCGCGGCCCCTGCCACCGCACTCCGCCCCTTCGCGACCCGGGCCCCCGCACACCGCTCCGGCCGCGACCACGACGTCCACCCGGCCCCACCGCGACCGCCGCACCACCACCGTTCTGATCGCGGGCATCGTGGCGCTCGCGCTGGCGGTCGGCGGACTGACGTACGCGCTTCTGGACAACGACGACGGCGGCGGCGGCAACGGCGGCACGGCGCGGGACACCGACACGTCCGTTCCTCGAACGACGGCGGCCACGGAGACGACCCCGGAGGAGGAGACGGCTCCCGGCGGCGGAGCCACCACCCCGGCCCCGAGCGACACCCCCACGTCGACTCCGCCGCCCCAGACGGTGAGCGTGAGCCTGACGGGTGACCGCACCGAGTACTCCGGCCCGTGCCCGCCGCCGCGCGAGGAGGCGCCCACGTTCACGGCGACGTTCACGGTGGGCCGGCTGCCGGCGGAGGTGGACTACCGCTGGGTGACGAGGGACGGGGAGGTCGAGAGCTGGAAGACGCTGTCGTTCCCCGAGGGCGGAGAGCGGACCCGGCAGGACCGGGTGATCGTGACGACGTACGAGGAGAGCGGGACCTACGAGAACGCACTCAGCGTCGAGATCCGCGATCCGGTGCGCACCACGTCCGACGCGGTGGCGTTCTCGGTGTCCTGTGTGACGGAGACCCCGACGGGCGGGGCCTCCGCTTCGGCTTCGCCTGATCCGTGA